TCTTTGATCTTCCAACTTAAGGTTAAATTATCCCTACTTATGGCAATCAATTCTATTGAGCCTTTTGCTCCAAACAGATAATCAAATCCTTCCcatcttgtatatatttttcaattcaTTGGCCTCAGCCCTCAGGTGTTGATAATGAGTCAGGAATGCAGCTCTGATACGATACCATGGATAAACTCACTAAGCCATACACAAACTCGTGAGAAGATACTGTCCACATATAAAGCTGATGAGGTTCCATCTTAAAACCAATTGGTGATAAGTGAAGTGCATATCAATCTTATATGTTAGTCAATCTCTCTCAATCTCTCTAACATGGGACAATTAGTTTCAACTCACATGTGTCGGAAAGATACTGGCTTTCGTGCTTTGGTGGATCTCTGAGATCCTTTCGTAATCTTCTTAACACTCCCTCAGTGGTTCAGTCGCTGTTATATATAAGACACTTTTAAGCTTATAGCCTGACTAGGTCATACACGTCTTTACCGGTTCCTCTTGACTTGAGGATATTATGCCAAAATCATTTTCCCAAATTATGATGAACCGAACTCAATCCAAATAAGAAATGACCCATCAATCACTTCTAATAGACCCTTCATTTTCAAGTCGATAGAAGATAATCAGGGTGAAATCTTTGAATGAAGGGACTAGGGACCCACGTACGAGAATCGGATCCAAGatgataatataatattgtCAGAAAGGTAAGATATTTAATATTTGCATTAGCACCTCGTACTAAGGAATCAAGAATGCTTTCACACTTTAATGAAAATCATATACTTTTGCCGCTCCGAAAATATTGCACGATGTTGATTTCACGCTTTTCAATATATGAATATAACCTATTATCTCTTGAAttatgtataagtaaaaattataaaaaattgatatttagaaagtatatatcgatacgaaacTACTAAGATTTTATATGATTACATACTTTTTACGTATATTATACAAAAGATGGTTAAAGGTACAAcgtaaatagtgtaaaagtcaacATGATACGATATTTCTGGAACGGAGGAAATATACAAGATATAACTTTTTTTAAGGTTAGAATAACTACTCTATTAGTTTAGAACTTAAGTTAAACTAtatactctctccgtatttatttaagagatacacttggccgggcatggatattaagaaaaagaattgaatgaaataaagtactccctccgtcccttaatactcgcaccgctttccttttcgggtcgtcccttaatacttgcaccgcttctataaatggaaaatttatcaatattatattatttctcactcttacctactaccccacctacatccctattctttacaaaaaattatttaaaattcacatcctccactcaccactccccacctcttacacatttcccactaacaatattaaaaaaaatatctcactatcaactaacaccattatattaataagtcaattcaaatgtcttaaatttcgcaccggtcaaaccggtgcgagtattaagggaaagacggagtaataaaacaagtgaggttgaatagatattttaataagaaaaacaagtggggaccatgtcattttagagaGTGGGGTTGGGGTgggggtgtagatatattatttaattacatggtggggttgataagttactaaaaatgacaagtatATCTCCTAAATAAATACGGTCGAAAAAGACAAgtatatcccttaaataaatatagAGGGACTACAGATTATGTCAAGCAAATAAACACTCAAGCTAGAGGAAGGGGTACAAGATAATCCACTTTCGATATCATAAGCTCAAAGTTACAAGATAACATCCTACCAACTAAGCCAAAATCACTAAATACTACTTGAGGAACACATAAAGGATaataaatttatatcatttGTTAACTTTGCTTTGTAGTAGTTTACGTTAGAATATGCATTGAATCAGTCAAGCTCCTTACTGCAACGCTCAATCACGGAAATCTTGttgagagtactatataaactctctaggtcataacctagttgtattttctgtaatctgtacttttcaagatcaataaaatttTCCTCCCCTCTGtctgtggacgtagctaacacattgttagtgaaccacgttaaatctttGCGTTCTTAATTTacgttatttaatatttttttcatcCGTTATAACCGTTTATATGATTGGTATATATTGGATTTAGATACGCTTTAGCTATCATAATATTTTTGAAGACTACCTTTTAACCTTTATAATCATGCTACATTGATGATGAAGACATTCAAGAAAGAAAAGCTAAATATCTTTTTAGGTCATTATACTATATAAGTGGAGTGTTGCATTTTCGTTTTTGGGGAAATCAAGATTATCATCATCTTcctttttgaatatttttaatgGATATAATAGACTAAAGAGATTGATTGgtcggtatttttttttttttttgaggggtgaTTGGttgataattaaataatatgaaAATGAGGATGGTgccctttttatttatttctctTCATTGCATCATTGTGTTGAGAGAAAAAAAGGTCCATTTTAAGTGGTGCGAGCCATAGctggataaaaaaaaaaaaaaactattccaCCCCATTGTTATCCATTTTTAAAGATGTAAACTATTCCGTAATAAGGAGTTTCCGGTACTTTAAAGGATAGTGTTTCAAATGAAGTATTATCAAACTTTTAAGGAACTTATATTGAAACGAGTCTAACACAATCTTACAAAATAGTAAGtgtttaatactccctccgttcctaaataagtgtcaatTTTATGTCTCGGCAAGGTGCTTAAGAAAATTGTGAAGTGTGTAAGAGGTAATTAttgagaatattttttttttggggaaagGATAAAATAGATTATTGTTTACTTGATTAAAGTACAAAAAGTAAAGtgagaaaagagagagaaatcagaaaaGTGTGGACCACTGCCACATAATCAATCCATGTAATTGAAAAGCAACCAATGAAATTGCAACAACAAAAGCCAACAGCCAATAGGAATTCATTCTCATAAAATACACGGATGAAACAACAAAGTGGGGACAAATCCCTTTTAGAGGGAAATTTTGGCACTAAAATGGGACTTTTCCCTCCATTTTCATTTATTACATCAGGAGAGAGAGTTTACTCAAATCAGAACCAAAAAAGCAAGAGAAAAACAGATAAAAAACGCAAAAAAAAACAGGGGAAGCTTCCTTGCTTTGGCTTCTTTTGCTCAGACCAGATTGGGACAAATGATGAAGATCAATGGCAAGATACTGCTTGGAACATCAATGATCATTGGGTGCCTGAATCAGATGAAGAAGGGGACATCATTGATGAACATGTCCAATATTTTGGTTTGAATGACGCAGCAGAAGATACCGGGGACAATGGGACATGGAACATATAGTGTTTCCATTTGACCTCAATGAACCATCATCCAATCAACCCATTGACAATTTCCAACAACAAAGCTAAGAGCCACGGGGTCATCAGCGCAAAAAGAAGCCAAGGCTCAGCTGTGACATAAGGTTGCAAATCCTAATGTGGCTTTTGAACAATCACAGCCAAGGGGACAAGGGAAAACCCTATCATGGGGCCATTAAGGTGATGTTCACATCAGCAGTGGCAAAACCAAGGTTCAATGAAAATGATGAATGCACATTTGATGGGAAATTGAGCATATTTCCGTTCACTTATCTAGAAGCACCAAAGAGGACATCAAAGAACAGAGGCAAGGGGACAATGATCACTAAAGTGGTTGAATCAGTCAGACAAAAGGAGACAAAGGACATGCTCATCAATCAAATTGTACCAACAATCATGGAGAAATGGCCACACAGTGAAGGTCCAAAGACAATATTCATACAACAAGATAATGCAAGAACGCACATTAATCATTCTGATCCACAATGGCAACAAGCACATCAACAAGGAGACTTCACATTCATTATTGTTCAACAACTACCAAACAACCCCGACTTAAACATTCTAGACTTGGGTTTTTTCAGGAGTATTCAATCTTTGATGCACAAAAAAATGCCAAAGGATGTTGATGCTATGAATGATGCAGTGAATCAAGCATACTATGAATTAGAAGCAAGAACACTTGGTAATGTGTGGTTATCATATCAATATGTTATGAATGAGATGTTAAAGGCAAAGGGTTCCAATGATTATGATTTATCACATGTGAACAAGGCAAGACTTTTAAGTCAGGGAAGACTTCCAATTCAAGTCATTGCACCAATGTGGGCAGTACATTAAGGTTGGACCTTTTTATATGGCACATAAAATGAGGCAGCAAGGGATAATGCACAAGTCAGGGCACAAATTCCAAATGCACAAATAGACATAATTGAGGCAGCAAGGGCAGACATACCAGAAAGCTCAAATGCACAACGCAAGACAAGCAATGACAAACATACCATAAAGCTCAAATGCACAAGCAAACAGTTTAAGTGAACAATGGGAAGAATGGGAAGACATACCAGACCCTACCAGACCATCTAGGGGACTAAGGATTTTGGGCTGATAGGAGGGTACAACACTTGTTTGTTTTGGGGACATTTATTATTTTGGGCCAATTAGTCACTATTTGGAAGCTTGATTGTAAGCAATGCATGTATGCAAAACATTTTGTAAGAAAAGTAACCTTTTGAAAACTTGAATGGATGAAATTTTAGAAAATCAACAATGTCATCATTTATAGCCTcatcacacatcaaacatgacaATATCAAACTTCACAAGTCATATGACTTAACTAAACAAAAAAACCACTAAtattgatctcagaatgtccccaagcatcatagAAATAAATCCAAACTACAAACACTTAGCGCCTGAAAAGCATCAAAATTGATACTAGTGGCAGCACGAGTGGTTGTAGTTTATTGGATTTATTTCTCAGcatatgaaagactcatcattgATCACACACAACAACGAGACTTAAAGGGACATTAAACAACTCCAATAACAAGAAAtgaatttctctctctttctaatGCCAGTTTAAATGTAAAGGAAACTATTCGTTTCCTAATACATGAAAACTGAAAAAAGATAGAAAGGCCAAAACAAGTTCATAAGTTAAGAGGAAGTGTATAAAACAAGACATGAATATCCATCCACATCTAATGCTAGTTTATATGTGAAGGAAACTATTCGTGTCCTAACACATGAAAACTAGCAAAAGATCGAAAAGCCAAAACAAATCATGATATTTTGATCTCAGATGTCCCCAAGCTTCATCGAAGCACACCATGTAAATAAACCATTAGCACACAAAAGCCTCAAACAGCCAATGAATGGATGCAAATGGCGCACTGTGGTTTATTATACATGGATAGTTCTTAGAAAATTAAAAGACTCGTCACAAACCAGCACAACAGGGACACATTGAAGACTCATCACAAACCAACACATCAGGGACATattgtgacacttatttaggaagtAGGGTCAAAACACAGGGACAACAAAACTCATGAACACCACACACGGGATCATCAAATGGGGACATATGATCACCAAACAAAGGGATAAAGATCACCTAATATGCTAGTTTTTTTCCTTATTAAACATGGCAATTGCATCAAGTAAAAAGACTCATCAATTTTATCAAGTCTGATCAGCTTCATCAATTTCATCAAGTATGATCAACAACATAAAACAGGGGAaagtttttttcctttttaaacaTGGCAAATGCATCAAGTAAAAAGACTCATCAATCAAGTCTGATCAACTTCATCAATTTCATCAAGTATGATCAACAACATAAAACAGGGGAAACTTTTTTCACTACCGAACATGGAAATTGAATCAAGTAAAAGACTCATCAATATCATCGAGTGTGATCAACTTCATCAATTTCATCAAGTATCATCATAAACCAAATTAGGGGCATATCATCATTATACATCAATCCATTAATCAAAATAGGGGCATATGAACTTGATTAAT
This sequence is a window from Spinacia oleracea cultivar Varoflay chromosome 1, BTI_SOV_V1, whole genome shotgun sequence. Protein-coding genes within it:
- the LOC110788403 gene encoding uncharacterized protein, which encodes MWLLNNHSQGDKGKPYHGAIKVMFTSAVAKPRFNENDECTFDGKLSIFPFTYLEAPKRTSKNRGKGTMITKVVESVRQKETKDMLINQIVPTIMEKWPHSEGPKTIFIQQDNARTHINHSDPQWQQAHQQGDFTFIIVQQLPNNPDLNILDLGFFRSIQSLMHKKMPKDVDAMNDAVNQAYYELEARTLGNVWLSYQYVMNEMLKAKGSNDYDLSHVNKARLLSQGRLPIQVIAPMWAVH